The Chloroflexota bacterium genomic sequence ACGCCGACCGGCACGCGCAGGCGCTGGGCGCGGAAGCCCGCCGACAGCGCGAACAGGAACAGCGCCGCCGTGCCCGCCGTAACGCCCGCGATGAGCCATCGGTTCACGTTGAGACGGGGCAGTGTGGGCGAAGGCGGCGTCAGCGGGCTGAACAGGATGAGCGAGCCGAGGATGAGCGCGACGGCCCCGCCCACGCTGAGCGCAAACCCGGACACCTTGATGTCCAGCGCGAAGAAGATGAGCGCCAGCACGATGAGCGCGATCCCGCCCCAGTTCAGCGGCAGGCTCTCGGAGACGACAAAGGCCAGGATCAGGCAGATGGCGCCGGTGATTCCAGGGAGCACCGCGCCGGGATGATACAACTCAATGATAACGGCCAGCATCCCGACGATCCACAGCACGTAAGCGATGTCGGGGTTGACCAGCGTGTGCAGGAAGGACTCAAACGGCGTCATCCGCATGTCCACGATGGTAGCGCCGCGCGTGGACAGGGTTACCTCGCCGTCCACGGTCTTGACCGTGCGCCCGTCCAGCGCCGCCACTAGGCCCGGCAGGTCGTCGGCCAACAAGTCCACCACGCGCAGCCGCACGGCCTCCTGCGACGTGATGGCCAGGCTCTTCATCACCGCATCCTCGGCCCACTGGGCGTTGCGGCCATAACGTTCTGCGAGCGAGCGGGCCAGGGCCGCCGCGTCCTGCGTAACCTTGTCGCCCAGGGTGCCCGGGATGTCCTCGCCGGTGGATCCCACCGGGTGGGCCGCGCCGATATTGGTGGACGGGGCCATGGCCGCCACGTGCGCCGCGAGCGTGATGAACGTGCCGGCAGAACCCGCCCGCGCGCCCGGTGGGGCCACATACACGGCGACGGGAACGCGCGAACCCAGGAGCGCCTGCACGATGTCGCGCATGGACTGGAGCGAGCCGCCGGGCGTGTCCAGAACAATCACATACAGGGACGCCTGGGTCTGTTCCAGGGCGCGCTGCACGTAGCGGGTCGTTACCGGGTCAATGATGCCCTTGACGTACAGGACCCGCACCGTCGGCTGCGAAGCCTGCGCGGCCGCACTCCCCAGCGCCGAGGCCGCCATCAGGACCAACAACACCGCCGCCACAA encodes the following:
- a CDS encoding nodulation protein NfeD, which encodes MKRAIVAAVLLVLMAASALGSAAAQASQPTVRVLYVKGIIDPVTTRYVQRALEQTQASLYVIVLDTPGGSLQSMRDIVQALLGSRVPVAVYVAPPGARAGSAGTFITLAAHVAAMAPSTNIGAAHPVGSTGEDIPGTLGDKVTQDAAALARSLAERYGRNAQWAEDAVMKSLAITSQEAVRLRVVDLLADDLPGLVAALDGRTVKTVDGEVTLSTRGATIVDMRMTPFESFLHTLVNPDIAYVLWIVGMLAVIIELYHPGAVLPGITGAICLILAFVVSESLPLNWGGIALIVLALIFFALDIKVSGFALSVGGAVALILGSLILFSPLTPPSPTLPRLNVNRWLIAGVTAGTAALFLFALSAGFRAQRLRVPVGVQTLVGAEGIVQVDLTPSGIVLAGSESWSAVAEDPPIRAGERVVVTGVDGVKLVVRRARPPES